From Solibacillus isronensis, the proteins below share one genomic window:
- a CDS encoding metal ABC transporter ATP-binding protein, with product MKKPLIELKDVSFQYEYTQALKNISLRVNEGDFLALIGQNGSGKSTLLKLILGLLKPMSGEIKLFGEQANHFKHREWIGYVSQKSNAFNSGFPATVEEVVKSGLSQKVGLFKRYPKDADFLVKGALKDVGMEKFLKRNIGQLSGGQQQRVFIARALVSDPKLLILDEPTVGIDRENVQAFYDMLAHLNKHHNMTMILVTHDVDTVSDRVSHVACLNQSIHFHGYKNDFDTISEEQIASWNGHSVRKIH from the coding sequence ATGAAAAAACCATTGATTGAATTGAAGGATGTTTCCTTTCAATATGAATACACACAAGCATTGAAAAATATTTCGCTACGTGTCAATGAAGGCGACTTTTTGGCGTTAATCGGTCAAAACGGTTCCGGAAAATCGACACTATTGAAATTAATTTTAGGACTGTTAAAGCCCATGTCAGGGGAAATTAAATTATTTGGCGAACAAGCAAACCATTTTAAACACCGCGAATGGATTGGCTATGTTTCGCAGAAATCCAATGCCTTTAACTCGGGGTTTCCTGCAACCGTCGAAGAAGTCGTGAAAAGCGGTTTATCGCAAAAGGTCGGGCTCTTTAAACGCTATCCAAAAGATGCGGACTTTCTAGTGAAAGGTGCTCTAAAAGATGTCGGCATGGAGAAATTTCTAAAACGGAATATTGGTCAGCTTTCCGGAGGGCAGCAGCAGCGTGTGTTCATCGCACGTGCATTAGTGTCCGATCCGAAGCTCCTTATTTTGGATGAACCGACAGTCGGAATTGACCGCGAAAATGTGCAGGCATTCTATGATATGCTCGCACATTTAAATAAGCATCACAATATGACAATGATTTTAGTTACACACGATGTGGACACGGTTTCGGATCGTGTCAGTCATGTCGCATGCTTAAATCAGTCGATCCATTTTCACGGATACAAAAATGATTTTGATACGATTTCGGAAGAACAGATTGCTAGCTGGAACGGCCACTCTGTTCGAAAGATTCATTAA
- a CDS encoding deoxyribonuclease IV encodes MLLGSHVSMSGKKMLLGASEEALSYGANTFMIYTGAPQNTRRKPIEELNIMKGLLHMKENGLSNIVVHAPYIINLGNTTKPETFELGVNFLQEEIKRTAALEATQIVLHPGAHVGAGVDAGIERIVEGLNEVLTQDYPVQIALETMAGKGTEIGRTFEELARIIDGVTNNERLSICMDTCHIHDAGYDIVNDFDGVLNDFDKIIGLDRLKVLHVNDSKNVCGAAKDRHENIGFGEIGFDAMHYIVHHPQLMHLPKILETPFVGPDAKNKKAPYSHEIAMLRNSEFQPALIDAMRE; translated from the coding sequence ATGTTATTAGGTTCACATGTTTCAATGAGCGGAAAAAAAATGCTGCTAGGTGCCAGTGAAGAAGCTTTAAGCTATGGTGCCAATACTTTTATGATCTATACAGGCGCACCTCAAAATACGCGCAGAAAGCCGATTGAAGAGCTGAATATTATGAAGGGCCTGCTCCATATGAAAGAAAACGGCCTGTCGAACATTGTTGTTCATGCACCTTATATTATTAATTTAGGGAATACGACAAAGCCGGAAACCTTTGAGCTTGGCGTAAACTTTTTGCAGGAAGAAATTAAACGTACCGCTGCATTGGAAGCAACTCAAATCGTGCTGCATCCGGGTGCCCATGTCGGTGCAGGCGTTGATGCGGGTATTGAACGTATTGTAGAAGGTTTAAATGAAGTGCTGACACAGGACTACCCTGTACAGATTGCACTCGAAACAATGGCAGGCAAAGGCACTGAAATCGGTCGTACATTTGAAGAGTTGGCACGTATTATCGATGGTGTAACAAACAATGAGCGCCTGTCGATTTGTATGGACACTTGTCATATCCATGATGCCGGCTACGATATTGTCAATGACTTTGACGGTGTGTTAAATGATTTCGACAAAATTATCGGGTTGGACCGTTTAAAAGTACTGCACGTCAATGATTCGAAAAATGTGTGCGGCGCTGCGAAAGACCGTCATGAAAATATCGGTTTTGGTGAAATCGGTTTTGATGCGATGCACTATATTGTCCATCATCCACAGTTAATGCATTTACCGAAAATATTGGAAACACCATTTGTCGGTCCGGATGCTAAAAACAAAAAAGCGCCATATTCACACGAAATTGCGATGCTTCGTAATAGTGAATTCCAACCAGCATTAATTGATGCAATGCGCGAATAA
- a CDS encoding metal ABC transporter permease, with amino-acid sequence MIEAILNYEFLQNAFFSGLVIGVIAPLLGVFIVVRRLSLIADALSHVTLAGLAGSLYLSQSFAALALLNPIYLGIVASVSGSILIERLRRLYKHYEELAIPIIMSGGIGVSAIFISLASGFNADLMSYLFGSVSAVSRQDLYVVLAIAVVVVLFLILFFKELFVLSFDEEYAKASGLPAKWIHLIFMVVVALVIAASMRIVGILLVSSLMTLPVAAAMRLARGFKEAIILAIVFGELAVVIGLVSAFYLNLAPGGTIVVTSILILLSVILIKKLVLKLTIKSEGEKVL; translated from the coding sequence ATGATTGAAGCTATATTAAACTATGAATTTTTACAAAACGCCTTTTTCTCAGGGCTAGTTATTGGAGTAATCGCACCACTATTAGGTGTATTTATCGTAGTAAGACGTTTATCGCTTATTGCAGATGCACTGTCGCATGTCACTTTGGCGGGGCTTGCAGGGAGCCTGTATTTGAGCCAATCGTTTGCAGCGCTGGCATTACTGAACCCGATTTATCTAGGGATTGTCGCATCTGTAAGTGGTTCGATTTTAATTGAACGATTACGTAGACTATATAAACATTATGAAGAACTTGCGATTCCGATTATTATGTCGGGTGGAATCGGTGTGAGTGCCATTTTTATTTCACTTGCAAGCGGATTTAATGCGGATTTAATGAGTTATTTATTCGGCTCTGTATCTGCTGTATCACGCCAGGATTTATATGTTGTACTGGCAATTGCAGTCGTAGTTGTATTATTTTTAATACTATTTTTTAAAGAACTTTTCGTATTGTCGTTTGATGAAGAATATGCGAAAGCGAGCGGTTTACCCGCGAAATGGATTCATCTAATCTTTATGGTTGTTGTCGCACTCGTAATCGCAGCAAGTATGCGTATTGTCGGAATTTTGCTTGTTTCAAGCTTAATGACATTACCGGTAGCAGCAGCGATGCGATTAGCTCGCGGCTTTAAAGAAGCAATCATTTTAGCGATTGTATTTGGAGAGCTGGCCGTAGTAATTGGACTCGTTTCTGCCTTTTACTTAAACTTGGCACCAGGTGGAACAATTGTTGTCACATCCATTTTAATCTTGCTGTCAGTAATTTTAATAAAAAAACTTGTGTTGAAATTAACTATTAAATCGGAAGGGGAAAAAGTACTGTGA
- the cobS gene encoding adenosylcobinamide-GDP ribazoletransferase: MKNSWSGFLLAWQFFSAVPIKKQLDMNSKSVTWMYGFLPIVGLLIGAIISSGVLILSRYSEISELLLAILIVIGLIVLTGGLHLDGWIDMSDAFFSYGEKEKRLEILDDPRTGAFGVISVFCLLVLKIGVIYEMLLHGQLAIVPFLIFIPFIARMGMLLYFVTMQPAKEKGLAAYFKGIVIQNKLAVLIGVQSILAFVCWFYIGVFSLFILVVVMLFAVFIYRNWSKKHFGGVTGDLLGALGEGLEVVLWLTILLCI, from the coding sequence TTGAAAAATAGTTGGAGCGGTTTTTTATTAGCGTGGCAGTTTTTTTCGGCAGTGCCGATTAAGAAACAGCTGGATATGAATTCGAAATCTGTTACATGGATGTATGGATTTTTGCCGATTGTCGGATTGCTGATTGGAGCCATAATTAGTAGTGGTGTATTGATACTATCTCGCTATAGTGAAATTTCGGAGCTGCTGTTGGCGATTTTGATTGTTATCGGGTTGATCGTCCTGACCGGGGGGCTGCATTTAGACGGGTGGATCGATATGAGCGATGCGTTCTTTTCCTATGGAGAAAAAGAGAAACGGCTGGAAATATTAGATGATCCACGTACAGGCGCTTTTGGGGTTATTAGTGTTTTTTGCTTACTCGTATTAAAAATCGGCGTTATTTATGAAATGCTGTTGCATGGTCAATTGGCGATTGTGCCGTTTTTAATCTTCATTCCCTTTATAGCGAGAATGGGGATGCTGCTATATTTTGTGACGATGCAGCCAGCAAAGGAAAAGGGACTCGCTGCTTATTTTAAAGGGATCGTCATTCAAAATAAGCTTGCTGTTTTAATCGGCGTTCAAAGTATCCTTGCATTTGTGTGCTGGTTTTACATTGGCGTTTTCAGCTTGTTTATTTTAGTGGTCGTGATGCTGTTCGCCGTATTTATTTATCGCAATTGGTCAAAGAAACATTTTGGCGGTGTAACAGGTGATTTACTCGGTGCACTCGGTGAAGGGTTGGAGGTTGTACTATGGCTAACGATATTACTGTGCATTTAA
- a CDS encoding Fur family transcriptional regulator: MNAARAWEILKENGYKKTDKRELILGMFAATEKYLTARDLLSVLKKDFPGMSFDTIYRNLATFVELDILEETELNGERNFRMHCESDHHHHHFICRDCGKVKELSVCPMEMLGEKLPGYAVEAHKFEIYGKCPECL, from the coding sequence GTGAATGCAGCGCGCGCGTGGGAAATATTAAAGGAAAATGGCTATAAAAAGACGGATAAACGAGAGTTGATTTTGGGTATGTTTGCAGCTACAGAAAAATATTTGACTGCCCGTGATTTGTTATCGGTATTGAAAAAAGATTTCCCTGGGATGAGTTTCGATACAATTTACCGTAACTTGGCTACTTTTGTGGAGCTTGATATTTTAGAAGAAACAGAATTAAACGGTGAGCGTAATTTCCGTATGCATTGTGAGTCGGATCACCATCACCACCATTTTATTTGCCGTGATTGCGGGAAAGTAAAAGAACTGTCTGTTTGCCCGATGGAAATGCTCGGTGAAAAACTGCCGGGTTATGCTGTGGAGGCCCATAAATTTGAGATTTACGGGAAATGTCCGGAATGTTTGTAG
- a CDS encoding bifunctional adenosylcobinamide kinase/adenosylcobinamide-phosphate guanylyltransferase, which produces MYVILGGAHNGKRKYAEKLIEQLPAKELIVCEGHLAKLENINENERYIISNFEQMILPLLHEPEEKAAQQIFEQIIQIAERAELFCICTDTSRGVVPLEKDTRQLRDTCGRLYQKLCNEAHTVIRVWYGIPQILKGDSHGQN; this is translated from the coding sequence ATGTACGTTATACTCGGAGGCGCACATAACGGTAAACGAAAATATGCAGAAAAATTGATTGAACAGTTACCTGCAAAAGAACTGATTGTTTGTGAAGGCCACTTGGCAAAACTTGAAAATATAAATGAAAACGAGCGCTACATAATAAGTAATTTTGAACAAATGATTTTACCACTTCTTCATGAACCGGAAGAAAAGGCTGCCCAGCAAATTTTCGAACAGATTATACAAATTGCAGAGCGGGCAGAACTGTTCTGTATTTGTACAGATACGAGCCGCGGCGTTGTACCGCTTGAAAAAGACACACGGCAATTAAGAGATACATGCGGCCGGCTTTATCAGAAGCTTTGTAATGAAGCACATACAGTTATTCGTGTATGGTACGGCATACCACAAATTTTAAAAGGAGATTCTCATGGACAAAACTAA
- a CDS encoding bifunctional adenosylcobinamide kinase/adenosylcobinamide-phosphate guanylyltransferase has translation MIFITGGVRSGKSAFAEKYARQLGDKKTLYYVATGVSFDDEMKKRIIRHQQDRETQNINWNTVEMQVEVPLAIGQLSNDAVVLFECVTTWLSNVLYTYEKENENSEYIDKCIESLQKQLLTWRKQGATIIVVSNEVLDELPSQYDEVNLYRKLLGELHQWIVQNSDEAYEVQFQLVQRWK, from the coding sequence TTGATTTTTATAACCGGTGGTGTACGCAGCGGTAAAAGTGCTTTTGCAGAGAAATATGCAAGGCAATTAGGTGATAAAAAGACGCTCTACTATGTCGCGACAGGCGTATCCTTTGATGATGAAATGAAAAAACGGATAATCCGCCATCAGCAGGACCGTGAAACTCAGAACATCAACTGGAACACAGTGGAAATGCAAGTCGAAGTTCCTTTAGCGATCGGGCAGCTATCTAATGATGCAGTTGTGCTTTTTGAATGTGTGACAACATGGCTTTCGAATGTACTTTATACATATGAAAAAGAAAATGAAAATAGCGAATATATCGATAAATGTATCGAATCGCTGCAAAAGCAATTGCTAACTTGGCGGAAGCAAGGTGCTACAATAATAGTTGTATCAAATGAAGTGCTGGATGAATTGCCTTCACAATATGATGAGGTAAATTTATATCGTAAATTGTTGGGTGAGTTACATCAATGGATTGTCCAAAATAGTGATGAAGCATATGAAGTACAATTTCAGCTTGTACAGCGGTGGAAGTAA
- a CDS encoding branched-chain amino acid aminotransferase: MTTYQITTELSTNRKQKTPAEQLGFGKIFTDHMFVMDYEDGKGWHNATITPYAPITLSPAAMVFHYGQAVFEGLKAYMTEDGEVQLFRPDRNFQRLNSSNARLCIPPIDEDFALEALKELLRVDREWVPTSPGTSLYIRPFIIATESYLGVNPAKSYKFMIIMSPVGSYYKEGINPVKILVEQQYVRAVVGGTGEAKTAGNYASSLKGSEIAAQQGYSQTLWLDGKENKYVEEVGSMNIFFKISGKVITPALNGSILPGITRDSMIEVLKSKNIPIEERAIAFEEVVEAAKNGTLEEAFGTGTAAVISPVGELKWLDEIISVNNGQIGEVTQMLYDTLTGIQYGKVADTFGWTVKI; encoded by the coding sequence ATGACAACATACCAAATTACAACTGAGTTATCAACAAATAGAAAACAAAAAACACCTGCAGAACAGCTTGGTTTTGGTAAAATTTTTACTGACCATATGTTTGTTATGGATTATGAAGATGGAAAAGGATGGCATAATGCGACAATTACACCATATGCTCCGATTACATTAAGTCCTGCTGCGATGGTATTCCATTATGGACAAGCGGTATTTGAAGGTTTGAAAGCATATATGACAGAAGATGGTGAAGTCCAGTTATTCCGCCCGGACCGTAACTTCCAACGATTAAATTCTTCCAATGCACGCCTTTGCATTCCTCCGATTGACGAGGATTTTGCATTAGAAGCATTAAAAGAATTACTTCGTGTAGATCGCGAATGGGTTCCGACATCTCCAGGTACATCTCTTTATATTCGACCATTTATTATTGCGACAGAAAGCTATTTAGGAGTAAATCCTGCGAAAAGCTATAAATTTATGATTATTATGTCACCGGTTGGGTCTTATTATAAAGAAGGCATTAACCCGGTTAAAATATTAGTAGAACAGCAATACGTACGTGCCGTAGTTGGCGGTACGGGTGAAGCGAAAACAGCCGGCAACTATGCGTCGAGCTTAAAAGGTTCAGAAATTGCTGCACAACAAGGCTATTCTCAAACATTATGGCTGGACGGTAAGGAAAATAAATACGTAGAAGAAGTCGGCAGTATGAACATCTTCTTTAAAATTTCAGGAAAAGTTATTACACCTGCATTAAACGGCAGTATTCTACCAGGGATTACTCGCGATTCGATGATTGAAGTTTTAAAATCAAAAAATATTCCGATTGAAGAGCGTGCAATTGCCTTTGAAGAGGTTGTAGAAGCGGCTAAAAACGGCACATTGGAAGAGGCATTCGGTACAGGAACAGCAGCTGTAATTTCGCCGGTAGGGGAGCTGAAATGGCTGGATGAAATCATTTCTGTCAACAACGGCCAGATCGGTGAAGTAACGCAAATGCTTTACGATACATTAACAGGCATCCAATACGGTAAAGTTGCAGATACATTTGGCTGGACGGTTAAAATTTAA
- a CDS encoding ECF transporter S component: MDKTKLRLIILTALIAAICVIGSFIKVPVGIVGTAALDSAPALISAIFLPPVFAGAAGALGHIATGLTSGFPLGVLHLLIAAEMFIIVAIFAIMHQKGQHILKWIFVIIANGVIAPIPFYFIISPAFYIGSIASLTIATAVNCLIAILVMPVLKTVVQRVGVNV; encoded by the coding sequence ATGGACAAAACTAAATTACGTTTAATTATTTTAACAGCATTGATTGCGGCAATTTGTGTGATTGGGAGTTTTATTAAAGTGCCGGTAGGGATAGTCGGAACAGCTGCACTCGATTCTGCCCCCGCTCTTATTAGCGCAATCTTTCTACCGCCAGTTTTTGCCGGCGCGGCAGGAGCACTCGGACATATCGCGACAGGTCTCACATCCGGCTTTCCGCTAGGCGTTTTACATCTTTTAATTGCAGCGGAAATGTTTATTATCGTTGCGATTTTTGCGATTATGCATCAAAAAGGCCAACATATTTTAAAATGGATCTTTGTAATAATCGCAAATGGGGTCATTGCACCAATTCCGTTTTATTTTATTATTTCTCCGGCATTTTACATCGGCTCGATTGCCTCATTAACAATTGCTACAGCTGTGAACTGTCTTATCGCGATACTTGTCATGCCTGTATTGAAAACGGTGGTGCAGCGGGTAGGGGTTAATGTATGA
- a CDS encoding histidine phosphatase family protein, whose amino-acid sequence MANDITVHLIRHEKTKANVERKYIGWTDEPILKKVEAEIDLQPAIVYGSDLQRCHETAQCYFPNAEFIASQYLRELHFGDFEMCTYEQLQHNETYRAWIDDPLENPIPNGETFFQFKQRVLDGFHKIVNEKKEYTFIVHGGVIRLLLAIYGMKEQTFQQTVANHRTIFTLGWDSVDELIGGARCTLYSEAHITVNENMQKN is encoded by the coding sequence ATGGCTAACGATATTACTGTGCATTTAATCAGGCACGAAAAAACGAAAGCAAATGTGGAGCGCAAATATATTGGCTGGACAGATGAGCCGATACTGAAAAAAGTGGAAGCCGAAATCGATCTACAGCCTGCTATTGTATATGGGAGCGATTTACAGAGATGTCATGAGACTGCACAATGTTATTTTCCGAATGCTGAATTTATCGCATCTCAATATTTGCGTGAGCTGCATTTTGGGGACTTTGAAATGTGTACATATGAACAATTACAGCATAATGAAACATACCGGGCTTGGATTGATGATCCGCTTGAAAACCCGATCCCGAACGGAGAAACATTTTTCCAATTCAAGCAGCGAGTATTGGATGGCTTTCATAAGATTGTAAATGAAAAGAAGGAATATACGTTCATCGTACACGGAGGAGTAATTCGATTATTACTTGCCATATACGGAATGAAGGAGCAAACTTTTCAGCAAACAGTGGCCAATCATCGTACGATTTTTACACTTGGCTGGGATTCGGTAGATGAACTCATAGGAGGTGCGAGATGTACGTTATACTCGGAGGCGCACATAACGGTAAACGAAAATATGCAGAAAAATTGA
- a CDS encoding pyroglutamyl-peptidase I yields MEKLLLTGFEPFLSNPINPTMEVVQALNGKSIGQFEIVGHVLSVDFAKAPEQFMALVEEVKPTIIVSLGLAAGITKISPERVALNVKDGEKDNAGNRFEDAPIKEDGDVAYLSTLPIRKIVNRLNSAGYPTAISNSAGTYLCNNIMYEGLYYAAKNEAIRATGFIHIPASFELAIKHGRIPGWSMRDLTAAIELALEVCVENVELADKVL; encoded by the coding sequence ATGGAGAAATTACTATTAACAGGATTTGAACCGTTTTTATCAAATCCGATTAACCCTACAATGGAAGTCGTGCAGGCACTGAACGGAAAATCTATCGGCCAGTTTGAAATTGTTGGCCATGTATTATCTGTGGACTTTGCAAAAGCACCGGAACAGTTTATGGCACTGGTCGAAGAAGTAAAACCGACGATAATCGTTTCATTAGGATTAGCTGCAGGCATTACGAAAATTTCTCCGGAACGGGTTGCATTGAATGTAAAAGACGGGGAAAAAGACAATGCGGGAAATAGATTTGAAGATGCACCGATTAAAGAAGATGGGGACGTTGCGTATTTGTCGACATTGCCGATTCGCAAAATTGTCAACCGCTTAAATTCTGCAGGTTATCCGACAGCCATATCGAATTCAGCCGGAACGTATTTATGCAATAATATTATGTATGAAGGCTTGTACTATGCTGCTAAGAATGAAGCGATACGAGCAACAGGATTTATCCACATCCCTGCATCGTTTGAGCTGGCGATTAAGCATGGCCGAATTCCAGGCTGGTCAATGCGTGATTTGACGGCTGCCATTGAACTGGCACTCGAAGTATGTGTTGAAAACGTGGAGCTGGCAGATAAAGTGCTTTAA
- the dacB gene encoding D-alanyl-D-alanine carboxypeptidase/D-alanyl-D-alanine endopeptidase: MKKIFQLVILLALFFSLPIQSFASVNGAVTTHLGKSNAAVTIRDAESGKIVYSQNGDKLMRPASNMKLVSGAAALSILGEDYRFKTNFYIDGIIVNDTLNGNVYIKGSGDPTLKKDDFLEFAKVLKRNGIRTINGHLIGDDTAFSGSTLPPGVLKSDETYYFGARTSAITMSQNNDFDASTVIITANPGKVGAKPSYSIEPNLSGMVISNQAKTVSKGNRNTISIKRAYNTNRIIISGNLPQGSSKKEWVTLQDPSKNTMQAIKQTLQGTGLKFVKSSKVELGKVPQKATLLHTNESRTLAAIFPAFMKLSNNSIADILVKTMGKQQLGEGSTNKGVTLLKKYSASMNIPVNNWRFADGSGLSNSNRVTSNGLSQLLYKVQKEPYFGTFFDSLPVAGNKDRMIGGTLKSRLTSSALQNRIYAKTGYIPNVYTLSGYMKGQSGKQYIFSILLENKSNGTVYIDRTMAALVKNL, translated from the coding sequence ATGAAAAAAATATTTCAGCTCGTCATTTTATTAGCATTATTCTTTTCATTGCCTATCCAAAGTTTCGCATCGGTCAATGGTGCGGTTACAACGCATTTAGGGAAAAGTAATGCAGCGGTGACGATACGTGACGCGGAGAGCGGGAAAATCGTTTACTCGCAAAACGGGGACAAGCTGATGCGACCAGCTTCGAATATGAAGTTAGTGTCAGGTGCTGCCGCATTGTCGATTTTAGGAGAGGACTATCGTTTTAAAACGAATTTTTATATCGACGGCATTATTGTCAACGATACGTTAAATGGAAATGTATACATAAAGGGCAGTGGCGATCCGACATTGAAAAAAGATGATTTTTTGGAGTTTGCCAAAGTATTGAAGCGCAATGGTATACGTACAATCAATGGTCACTTAATCGGTGATGATACCGCATTTTCCGGAAGTACATTACCACCGGGTGTTCTAAAGTCGGATGAGACGTATTACTTCGGTGCACGTACTTCTGCAATCACAATGTCACAAAACAATGACTTTGATGCGAGTACAGTTATCATTACTGCAAATCCTGGTAAAGTTGGGGCTAAACCGAGCTATTCGATTGAACCGAATTTAAGCGGTATGGTCATTTCCAATCAAGCAAAAACAGTAAGTAAAGGAAATCGCAATACGATATCAATCAAACGTGCCTACAACACGAACCGCATTATTATTTCCGGAAACCTTCCACAAGGGAGCAGCAAAAAGGAATGGGTAACATTGCAGGACCCGTCGAAAAATACAATGCAGGCAATTAAACAGACGCTGCAAGGAACAGGTTTAAAGTTTGTGAAGAGTTCGAAAGTAGAATTAGGGAAAGTTCCCCAAAAGGCAACATTGCTCCATACAAATGAATCACGTACGTTAGCAGCCATTTTCCCGGCATTTATGAAGCTGAGCAATAACAGTATTGCCGATATTCTTGTAAAAACAATGGGCAAGCAGCAACTAGGGGAAGGCAGTACAAATAAAGGTGTCACTTTACTGAAGAAATACAGTGCATCAATGAATATTCCAGTGAATAACTGGCGTTTTGCAGATGGTTCGGGACTATCCAATTCTAACCGTGTAACATCAAACGGTCTTTCACAGCTTCTTTACAAAGTTCAAAAAGAACCGTATTTCGGTACATTTTTTGATTCGTTGCCAGTCGCCGGCAATAAAGATCGCATGATTGGCGGAACACTAAAAAGCCGTTTAACAAGCAGTGCGTTGCAAAATAGAATTTATGCGAAAACGGGCTATATCCCGAATGTATATACTTTATCGGGATATATGAAAGGCCAAAGCGGAAAACAATATATTTTCTCGATTTTACTGGAAAACAAATCGAATGGCACAGTATATATTGACCGTACTATGGCAGCGCTTGTAAAGAACTTATAG
- a CDS encoding ABC transporter substrate-binding protein, whose translation MKINNKWVVALAATLLLAACGSDEEKTAGKAEKEEQTASENDGAPYTVVDDRGVEVTFDEVPEKIISLQPSNTEILFELGVGEQIIGATEFDTYPEAAQEIERVSTSTVINAERIVELDPDVVIAYTIGEETQITQLEDAGLKVFVIASAATFDDVYSDIIQLSEVMGVEHKGEEVVADIKAQIDTVQEKTATLDTKKKAYYEVSPAPDLWTTGSSTFQQEIMDHANVENIFADQTSWISVTEEDVITRNPEIIITPATYLENAVDEILGRTGWDKIQAVTDQAVYLVDGDIMSRPGPRIGEAVEIMAQSVYPELFK comes from the coding sequence ATGAAAATTAATAACAAATGGGTCGTTGCTTTAGCAGCAACATTATTACTGGCAGCATGTGGATCAGATGAGGAAAAAACAGCTGGCAAAGCGGAAAAAGAAGAGCAGACTGCATCGGAAAATGATGGAGCACCGTATACAGTTGTAGATGACCGTGGTGTTGAAGTGACATTCGATGAAGTACCGGAAAAGATTATTTCTCTACAGCCAAGCAATACAGAAATTTTGTTTGAACTGGGCGTTGGAGAACAAATTATCGGTGCAACAGAATTTGATACATATCCGGAAGCCGCACAAGAAATTGAACGTGTGTCGACTTCTACTGTCATTAATGCAGAACGAATCGTTGAATTAGATCCGGATGTCGTTATAGCTTACACAATCGGTGAGGAAACACAAATTACCCAATTGGAAGATGCAGGTTTAAAAGTGTTTGTAATTGCTTCGGCGGCGACATTTGATGATGTTTATTCGGATATTATCCAACTGTCTGAAGTAATGGGTGTCGAACATAAAGGAGAAGAAGTTGTAGCCGACATTAAGGCACAAATCGATACAGTACAGGAAAAAACAGCGACACTTGATACGAAGAAAAAAGCATATTATGAAGTGTCACCAGCTCCGGATCTTTGGACTACCGGCAGCAGTACGTTCCAGCAGGAAATAATGGACCACGCAAATGTTGAGAATATTTTTGCTGATCAGACGAGCTGGATTAGTGTAACGGAAGAAGATGTCATTACTCGTAATCCTGAAATTATTATTACGCCAGCAACTTATTTGGAAAATGCAGTTGATGAGATTCTTGGACGTACAGGCTGGGATAAAATACAGGCAGTCACAGATCAGGCGGTTTATTTAGTCGATGGAGATATTATGTCGCGTCCTGGACCGCGTATTGGTGAAGCAGTTGAAATTATGGCACAATCAGTATATCCGGAACTGTTTAAATAA
- a CDS encoding isopropylmalate synthase: MLQWFDNLKGMNDSQLQDFAKQQGLELSIEEVQKLQKILKHANISWALTGVPKEVLQKIHKLLGDKRYKKLMKLVGL, from the coding sequence ATGCTACAATGGTTTGATAACTTAAAAGGAATGAATGACAGCCAGCTGCAGGATTTTGCAAAACAACAGGGGCTTGAATTGAGCATTGAAGAAGTTCAGAAGCTGCAAAAAATTTTGAAGCATGCCAATATAAGCTGGGCTCTTACCGGCGTTCCAAAAGAGGTTTTACAAAAAATTCATAAGCTGCTTGGGGATAAACGCTATAAAAAATTGATGAAGCTAGTCGGATTGTAA